The Blastomonas sp. SL216 DNA window ACGGCGATCTGTCGGAAAAGGGCAAGATCCCCGTGCCGCAGGATGTGCAGCAGGCCATCGTGACGCTGCTGCGCTGGACCGGTGACGATCCCGAGCGCGAAGGGTTGCGCGACACGCCGCTGCGCGTTGCGCGCGCGTGGAAGGAATATTGCTCGGGCTATGGCGACGATCCCAGCGTGCACCTCAGCCGCACGTTCGAGGAAGTGGGCGGCTATGACGAGCTGGTGCTGCTCAAGGACATTCCGTTCCAGTCGCATTGCGAACATCACATGGCGCCGATCATCGGCAAGGCCTGTATCGCGTACATGCCCAAGGACCGGGTCGTCGGCATTTCCAAGCTGGCGCGCGTGCTTCATGGCTATGCCCGCCGCCTGCAGGTGCAGGAACGGCTGACGGCGGAAGTCGCGGCGTGCATCTGGGAGCATCTGCAGCCGCATGGCGTGGCTGTGGTCATCGAGGCGAGCCATAGCTGCATGACCGCGCGCGGCGTGCGCACGCCGGGCGTCGGCATGATCACCAGCCGCCTGCTTGGCTGCTTCCTGGAAGACCATCGCTCGCGCGAGGAAGTGATGAGCCTGATGGGCTATTGAGCCCTTGCAGGGCCTGTTTCCGCGCACTTCGGGCTGAAACACAGCTGCAACAATCTGAAATCGGGATGTGAGGTCATGTCTTTAGCTGCTGACGGTGCAAACCGTCAGCAGGAGCGAAAACATGGCCTTGCAATCCCCGATCGACACTTCACCGCAGCCGAATGCCCAGCACGATCATGATGAGGGGCTCGCCCGCGATCTCCGCCAGATCGAGCAAATGCGGCTGGGCCGACGCAACATGCTAGGCTGGATGGCATCGGCAGGGGGCGCTGCGCTGATCACCGCATGCGGCGGAAGTGGCAGTTCGGGCAGTACATCGACGGTGACCGTGGCGGGAACAACCAGCACCACGACCACCACCACGACCTCGACTCCCACGCCCAGCCCGACCGCCTCGACGTGCACGGTATATGCGACCGAGACCAACGGTCCCTATCCGGCAGATGGCACCAACACCTCCAACGGCAGCACCTCCAATGTTCTGACCATCAGCGGCGTGGTGCGGTCCGACATCCGGCCGAGCTTTGTCGGGTCGACTACCGTTGCCGCCGGCGTTCCGGTGACCTTCACCATCACCGTGGTGGATGCCAACAACAGCTGCGCGCCGCTCGCCAATTATGCCATCTACCTCTGGCATGCCGATCAGCTGGGCCGCTATTCGCTCTACGACCTGCCCGCCGAGAGCTATCTGCGCGGGCTTCAGGTCACCAATGCCAGCGGTCAGGTGACCTTCACCACCGTCGTCCCCGGCTGCTATGCCGGGCGCTATCCGCACATTCATTTCGAGCTGTTCACATCGCTGGCCAACGCCACGCGCGGCAGCTTCGCCCGGCTGATCTCGCAGTTCGCGCTGCCTGCAGATGCCTGCAGCACCGTCTATGCCTCGAGCGGCTACACGACGAGCGCGAGCAACTTCCGTTCGGTCTCCATCGCCAATGACAATGTGTTCGGCGACAACAGCAGCGCGCAGATCACGGCGATGACCATGGCGATGAGCGGATCGGTTTCAGCGGGTTATACCGCGACTGCGACCGTCGCCATTGCAACCTGACATGCGCGCCATGGCAGTTGCATCGTCCGCCGCGCCGGGCAATGGTGCACAGGCCATGGCGGGGGAAACGATCATAGTCGTCGATGACGATCTCGGCCTGCGCAGCCTGATATGCGAGTATCTGGCAGCGCAGGGCTTCGAGGTCCACCCGTCCGAAAGTGTCGCGGCCTTGCGCAGGCTCATGGAAACCGTCCGGCCTGACGTGATCATCATGGATGTCATGATGCCGCAGGAAGATGGGCTGGATGGCATGCGCTGGCTGCGCCAGCGGTCCGATGCTGCCTGCATCATGCTGTCGACGCTTGCGGCCGATGTTGATCGCATTGTCGGGCTGGAGCTTGGGGCGGACGATTATATCGCCAAGCCCTGCAATCCCCGCGAGCTGCTGGCGCGGGTCCGCGCCGTGTTGCGACGCCGGTCGTCAGGGTCGATTGCTGCGGCAGAGGATAACACGCCAGGTTGGACGTTCGATACCCGCCACTGGCGGTTGATGGCCCCCGATGGCCGCCAGCCCGACCTGTCGACGCATGACCTGCGCCTTCTGGACGCGCTGGTCGAGGCGCAGGGCAGGGTGCTGTCGCGCGATCAGCTGATGCAGGCGCTCGATCCCGATGCGGAGAGCTTTGACCGGTCCATCGACGTGCAGGTCAGCCGGTTGCGGCGCAAACTGGCGGATTGTGGCGGCCAGGCGCTGATCCGCACCGTGCGGGGCTTTGGCTACGGCCTGGGGCTGCCCGTTCGGCGGATATAGGCAATGGCGGCAACAAGCCCTGGGTCGTGGTGGTCGCGCCGACCGATCTTCTGGCAGGTGTTTACACTGGTCATTGTCGCGGTGCTGCTGACAGCGGCGGCCATGCTGACGCTGACGTTCGTCGGGCCGCCTTCGCGTCCCGCGCCGACGGTGATCGCTGATATCGCTGCGAGCCTGCGCGCTGGGCCTGTCCGACCGAATAACGGCCGCCCGATGACGCTGACGCGCAGTGTCGCTCCGCCATCGCCCCAGACGGGAGAAGTGCGTGCGCCATGGCTCGAAGCCGCGCTGACGCCATTGCTCGCCGCGCCTGAGGGGGCAGGCACCGAGCCGTGGGTGATCGCCTATTCCTCCGAGCAGCCCGGGCCGCGCAGAAGATCGGCCGAGCGCGAGGTGCGCGGCACCGTGACTGTCGGGTGGCGGCAGGGCAGGGTCTGGCAGGTGCTGCGATCGCATCCTTCGCCGACGGAAACGCAATGGGTGATCACGTTCGCGCTGGCCGTCGGTGCCGTGCTGGCATTCATTCTGGCCTGTGCCTGGTTTGTCGTGCGGGCGATAGCGCAGCCCTTGTCGGCATTGGCGGATGCCGCTGAATCGGCCCGGATAGGCCAGCCATGGTCGGGCCCCGACGGTCCGGCCACTCCGGAAGTGGCAAAGCTGGCAGCTGCTCTGGCGAGTTTCGATGCCCGGCAACGCGATCATGTGCGTCAGCAGACGACGATGCTCGCGGGCATCGCGCATGACCTCGGCACGCCACTGACCCGCCTGGCCTTTCGCGCCGAAACCCTGAGCGACCCGCAGCGCGAGGCAGCCAATTCGGACATCGCCCTGATGCGCGGGCTTATCGGCAGTTCGCTGGCGCTGGCGCGCAGCAGCATGGCGCGCAGCGAACTGGTGGACATGCACCACCTCGTCCATGCGGTGATTGCGGCGAGCTGGCAGGAAAGTGCGCCGTTGCAGGTCACGGCATCGCCCGGATTGACCGTGGAAGGCGAACCTGTCGCGCTGCAATGCCTGGTGCAGAATCTGGTGGACAACATGCAGCGCCACGCAGGCGGCGGCCGGATCAGCCTGATCGAGCGCGACGCCATGGCGGTGCTGCGCGCAGAGGATCACGGGCCAGGCTTTCCTCCAGACCTGCTGAGCCAGCTGGGATCACCCTTTGTGCGGGGAGAGCCTTCGCGCAACGCGATGACCGGGGGCAACGGCCTGGGGCTGGCGATCGCCAGGACGATTGCCGAACGCCATGGCGGGGGGCTGACACTGGGCAATCTGGATCAGGGCGGTGCCTGGGTGGAGGTGATACTGGCGCGCCAGACATGAAAAGGGCGCAGCAGCCAAAGCTGCCACGCCCCTCTTGCTATCCGGTCAGACCAGAAATCAAAGCTGGTCGAGCATGTAATCCGCGCTGCTGACCTTGAAGTCGCCCGGCTCTTCGACGAACAGCTTGTCGACCACGCCGTCCTTCACGACCATCGCGAAACGCTGGCCGCGCTTGCCCATGCCGAAGCCGGAGCCGTCCATCGTCAGGCCCAGGGCTTCCACGAAATCGCCGTTGCCGTCGGCCAGCATCGCGATCGAATCGGCATTGGCCGACTTGCCCCAGGCACCCATCACGAATGCATCGTTGACTGCGGTGCAGGCGATCTCGTCGACACCCTTGGCCTTCAGCGCATCGGCCTTTTCGACAAATCCGGGCAGGTGGCGGGCCGAGCAGGTCGGCGTGAACGCGCCAGGAACCGAGAACAGCGCCACGGTCTTGCCAGCGAAATAATCCTTGGCTTCGACCTGCTGCGGGCCTTCGGCGGTTGCGCGAACGAACTTGGTGTTGGGGATGGTATCGCCGACTTTGATCATGATCCTGTCTCCTGCTGGGCAATTGAAACCGGGCTGCATGTTGTCCCGTCTTGGGCGCAATGCAAGGGGGCACGGCCAGGGTTGGCGGAATTGGCGCCATGACGTACATAATAGCATATAAAGGAATCTTTATATTTGCCTGAAAGAGCGAGTCTGGCTATGGGGGCGCAGTTTCCGATCGCCCCGTTGGCCAGTAGGACAGACATTCAGGAGATATAGCGTGGCCAGTGCCCCGACCCTCGACCGCAACGATTATGTGGTTGCAGACATTTCGCTCGCCGATTTCGGACACAAGGAAATCGCGATTGCGGAAACCGAAATGCCCGGCCTGATGGCGATCCGCGAAGAATATCGCGCCGCTCAGCCGCTCAAGGGTGCCAAGATCACCGGCTCGCTGCACATGACCATCCAGACCGCCGTTCTCATCGAGACGCTGGTGGCACTGGGCGCCGAAGTGCGCTGGGCAACCTGCAACATCTATTCGACCCAGGACCATGCCGCTGCCGCCATCGCCGCGCAGGGCATCCCCGTTTTCGCCATCAAGGGCGAGACGCTGGAAGAATATTGGGAATATGTCGATCGCATCTTCGACTGGGGCGCCGAAGAAGGCACCACCTGCAACATGATCCTCGACGATGGCGGCGATGCCACCATGTACGCCCTGTGGGGCGCGCGCGTGGAAGCCGGTGAAGAGCTGTTCACCCCGACCAACGAGGAAGAAGAGTGCTTCGTCAAGGTTCTGAAGCGCCGTCTGGCCCAGACCCCGGGCTACCTCACCAAGACCGTGCAGAACATCA harbors:
- the folE gene encoding GTP cyclohydrolase I FolE; the protein is MLYHDADDDGDLSEKGKIPVPQDVQQAIVTLLRWTGDDPEREGLRDTPLRVARAWKEYCSGYGDDPSVHLSRTFEEVGGYDELVLLKDIPFQSHCEHHMAPIIGKACIAYMPKDRVVGISKLARVLHGYARRLQVQERLTAEVAACIWEHLQPHGVAVVIEASHSCMTARGVRTPGVGMITSRLLGCFLEDHRSREEVMSLMGY
- a CDS encoding intradiol ring-cleavage dioxygenase gives rise to the protein MALQSPIDTSPQPNAQHDHDEGLARDLRQIEQMRLGRRNMLGWMASAGGAALITACGGSGSSGSTSTVTVAGTTSTTTTTTTSTPTPSPTASTCTVYATETNGPYPADGTNTSNGSTSNVLTISGVVRSDIRPSFVGSTTVAAGVPVTFTITVVDANNSCAPLANYAIYLWHADQLGRYSLYDLPAESYLRGLQVTNASGQVTFTTVVPGCYAGRYPHIHFELFTSLANATRGSFARLISQFALPADACSTVYASSGYTTSASNFRSVSIANDNVFGDNSSAQITAMTMAMSGSVSAGYTATATVAIAT
- a CDS encoding response regulator transcription factor, with the translated sequence MAVASSAAPGNGAQAMAGETIIVVDDDLGLRSLICEYLAAQGFEVHPSESVAALRRLMETVRPDVIIMDVMMPQEDGLDGMRWLRQRSDAACIMLSTLAADVDRIVGLELGADDYIAKPCNPRELLARVRAVLRRRSSGSIAAAEDNTPGWTFDTRHWRLMAPDGRQPDLSTHDLRLLDALVEAQGRVLSRDQLMQALDPDAESFDRSIDVQVSRLRRKLADCGGQALIRTVRGFGYGLGLPVRRI
- a CDS encoding HAMP domain-containing sensor histidine kinase codes for the protein MAATSPGSWWSRRPIFWQVFTLVIVAVLLTAAAMLTLTFVGPPSRPAPTVIADIAASLRAGPVRPNNGRPMTLTRSVAPPSPQTGEVRAPWLEAALTPLLAAPEGAGTEPWVIAYSSEQPGPRRRSAEREVRGTVTVGWRQGRVWQVLRSHPSPTETQWVITFALAVGAVLAFILACAWFVVRAIAQPLSALADAAESARIGQPWSGPDGPATPEVAKLAAALASFDARQRDHVRQQTTMLAGIAHDLGTPLTRLAFRAETLSDPQREAANSDIALMRGLIGSSLALARSSMARSELVDMHHLVHAVIAASWQESAPLQVTASPGLTVEGEPVALQCLVQNLVDNMQRHAGGGRISLIERDAMAVLRAEDHGPGFPPDLLSQLGSPFVRGEPSRNAMTGGNGLGLAIARTIAERHGGGLTLGNLDQGGAWVEVILARQT
- a CDS encoding peroxiredoxin: MMIKVGDTIPNTKFVRATAEGPQQVEAKDYFAGKTVALFSVPGAFTPTCSARHLPGFVEKADALKAKGVDEIACTAVNDAFVMGAWGKSANADSIAMLADGNGDFVEALGLTMDGSGFGMGKRGQRFAMVVKDGVVDKLFVEEPGDFKVSSADYMLDQL